The genomic interval AAGTTCGGCGGATTTATGTATGATAAACGCTGGATGGACACCATAGCAGATATTTACCAGTTGCATTACAAACACGAAAAGTATCTGCGAAATACAGACTCTCTAGCCAGGGTAGGAATGGTATATTCTGAACAAACCAGCCGCAACTATGGCGGGAAGTCCTGGCAGCAGAAAAGTGAGGATCATGCCCTGGGCATGTACCATGCCCTTATTGAAGCCCGTATTCCGTTTGAAATGGTGCACGATCAGCTTCTGGATGCTCAGAGTATTAAACCATACAAGCTACTTATCTTGCCCAACATAGCTGCACTTTCAGATGCGCAGTGCAGCCAGTTGCGTGCTTTTGTGGAAAATGGAGGAAGCATTGTGGCTACATTTGAAACTTCTCTATATAACGAAGAAGGCAAACAACGTACAGATTTTGGCCTGAAAGACCTGTTTGGTGTTTCATATGACCAGCAGGTAGAAGGACCCATGCGAAACAGCTATCTTCGCCTGAAAAGTGAAGCAGGCTCTGCAAAATTCCATCCCGTTTTAACTGAACTGGAAGATGCCTACCGGATCATTAACACCATTCACCAGGTACAGGTTAAGCCTTTAGCTGACTTCCCCAGTCCGGTTACGCTGATTCCTACCTATCCCGATCTGCCGATGGAAGATGTGTACCTGCGGGAACCGGAAAGCACGACCAGAGAATTGTACTTAAGGGAGATTGGAAAAGGGCGTACTGCCTATATTCCCGGTGATATGGAACGTTCTTTCTGGCAACTCATGAGCGCCGATCATGGAAAATTGCTAGCTAATACCATCCGCTGGGCATTACAGGAAGCTCCAGTTGTGGAGGTGAAAGGGTCGGGTATTGTAGATGTTACCGTTTGGCAGCAGAAACAATCCATGACGGTTCATCTGGTAAACCTCACCAATCCGATGATGATGAAAGGTCCCTTTAGGGAACTGATCCCCATAGATAAACAACAGGTGAGTATCCAACTTCCGAAAGGAGTACAAGTGAAAGCCGTACAGCTATTAGTGAGCGGACAAAAGCCTGCCTTTAAAATAAATGAAGGGAAGCTTACTGTAATAGTTCCCAGGATCGAGGATTTAGAAATTGTTGCCCTGGATATAGCCTAGCAGAGAATACATAAAGCCTTAATTGTGCCGGTTAAGAGAAAAGTTAAAAACAGACTCTATGCCTATATGAATCAAAATTGCTAGTAAATGAATTTTTTCTGGCAGTTTCCAGCATGGCATTAGAATACATTGAATTAAACATTTTTTACAATTGCTTTTGTAATACTAACTATGGGAGTGCTTACCTAAAAAGGTACCAAAGCCATGTATTTTTCTGGCTTATTCCGGGACATACCCAAATGCAACTTTCACCTGTGTAATTTTTTACAACGCAATGGACCAATCACCTTCATATGGTCAGTTAATATATCAGGGAAAGGCATGTGCTATCTATATAGTTCACGTACCTGAAGAGGAAACAAAGAAAATACGAAAGGTTTTACATTCGGATAGTGAGGGAAGTCAGGAAGAAAATTACTTAAAAAATGAGCTTGACATAACCCGGCATCTGTCCATAGAAGGCGTTCGAAAAGCATTTGCCATCAAAAATCTGGAAGGTAAACTCATCTTAGAATTAGAATACGTTGAGGGAACCACATTGAAGGAGCGTTTACGAAACAGCCCATTCACCCAGGATCATTTTTTGACTATAAGTATCCAGATGGCAAGCATTCTCGGAAATTTACATCAGCAGCATATACTTCATAACCAGCTTACAAGCGAAAATATATTAATCAATAACCGCGATGAAGTTAAATTCATTGATTTTGGCTTAGCAGGAAAACCCTCTGTTAAAGATGTGGATGTGGAAAGTCCTGCTTTTGTACAAGAATCACTGGCCTATATTTCTCCGGAACAAACCGGCAGGTTAAATCAGGTTGTAGATGAACGCTCAGATTTATATTCCTTAGGGGTTGTTTTTTATGAAATGCTCACCGGAAAATTACCTTTTGAAAGCAATACTCCGCTTGAGCTTATGTATGCCCACATCGCTCATACTCCCTTTACGCCCCATGTAGTGAATCCAACAATTCCTGCAGTAATTTCAAGCATCGTTACAAAGCTGCTTGAAAAAAAGGCAGACGACCGTTACCAGACTTGCCTGGGCTTGGTTGCTGATCTACAAAAATGCCACAATCAATTATTACAGCAAGGAAAAATTACTGAGTTCTCCCTGGGAGAAAACGACTTTACTGAAAAATTCCAGATCTCTCAAAAATTGTATGGCCGGGAAAAAGAAATGGCTCAACTGCTCCAGTTATGGGAAAAAAGTTGTGCCGGCTATTTTCAACTGCTTTTTATTAGCGGTTATTCTGGCGTAGGTAAAACTTCCCTGGTGCAAACCCTGCATAAACCGATCACCGAAAGAAGCGGGTATTTTGTCAGCGGAAAGTTTGACCAGTACTACCGCAACATTCCTTATTATGCCTGGATACAGGTGTTTGAATCCTTTATCAATCAGATTCTTTCCGAGAGCCATACAAGGGTAGAGTATTGGAAAAAAACCATTCTGGAGGCAGTAGGTACACAGGGAAAATTGTTAGTGGATGTAGTAGGCAACCTGGAAATATTAATCGGGAAACAACCAGAGGTAGCGGAGGCGAGTCCGGTAGAAAATCAAAACCGCTTTAACCAGATCGTAATCAACTTTATAACTGCCATTAGCGGGCAAAAACATCCGCTTTTTATGTTTATTGATGACTGGCAATGGGCCGATTTCCCATCCCTGGAATTATTAAAAGTAGTAGCAACTAGTGAGCAGATCCGTTATCTGACTTTAACTGGCTCCTACCGCGACAACGAAGTAGACCAGACGCATCCCTTGCTTGAAAAATGGCAGGAGATACAA from Rhodocytophaga rosea carries:
- a CDS encoding alpha-amylase family protein — translated: MHRRNFMKTASFLGGLSAAGGASLLTIAKVQAKDKAAREKLWFDRSMRWAQLAFVENDPGRYDPDFWLGYFKRIHADGALLSAGGVVAFYPTQIPLHHRSPWLGNSDPLGYLVEGCRKMNMSVILRTDPHATRQDMYEAHPDYIHVTADGKKRRHWANPELWVTCALGPYNFDFMTRVNQEIMERYQPDAIFSNRWSGHGLCYCEHCKQNFKSFSGFELPATTSSGLSTAMASGDKSDPAYRKYTEWRTERLKELWFLWDKEIRKQKPSARYIPNGFPDKLLTGKHSDFFFADQQARSGVIPPWSNGKHAKELRATMGMKPQVGIFSVGIEEQYRWKDSVQSNAEIKIWVAEGTANGLLPCFVKFGGFMYDKRWMDTIADIYQLHYKHEKYLRNTDSLARVGMVYSEQTSRNYGGKSWQQKSEDHALGMYHALIEARIPFEMVHDQLLDAQSIKPYKLLILPNIAALSDAQCSQLRAFVENGGSIVATFETSLYNEEGKQRTDFGLKDLFGVSYDQQVEGPMRNSYLRLKSEAGSAKFHPVLTELEDAYRIINTIHQVQVKPLADFPSPVTLIPTYPDLPMEDVYLREPESTTRELYLREIGKGRTAYIPGDMERSFWQLMSADHGKLLANTIRWALQEAPVVEVKGSGIVDVTVWQQKQSMTVHLVNLTNPMMMKGPFRELIPIDKQQVSIQLPKGVQVKAVQLLVSGQKPAFKINEGKLTVIVPRIEDLEIVALDIA